The genomic interval ATAGGCAGGGGCATTTTTTCCCGTGTGGACAGGATCGCCGTGAACTCCGCGGACGACAGGGACTATGTCCTCTCCATCAACGCCTCGGTCTCGGACAAGATCGATATCCTCCACAACGCCATCGACCCCGAATTTTTCGACGCCGTCAGGGGCGCAAACGGAATCTTCGACCTCAGCGGCAGGACCAACCTCCTCTATGTCGGCAGGCTGATCCGGAGAAAGGGCCTGGAATGGTTGATCAGAGCGATGGCCATCATCAAACAGTCGGGCAATGGCCGGGACGTCAGGTGCATCCTGGTCGGCGACGGCGAGGACAGGGAATACTTCGAGCGACTGATCAGGGAGCAGGGGGTCGAGGGGTCGGTGGTGCTGGCAGGCGACGTCGGTCTCGACGAACTCGTATACCTGTACCGACACGCCGACCTCTTTGTCCTCCCATCACTCTCCGAAGTCTGCCCGACCGTCGTGCTGGAGGCGATGTACTTCGGCATGCCTGTCGTCACGACCGACATTCCCGGGGTGAGGGACCACTTCGCGGGATCTGCTCTCCTTGTGCCGCCGAAAGACGAGGCATCGCTCGCGCGCGCGATCTTGAGCGTCATCGACGATAAGAACCTGACGGCCAGACTCGCCCGGGCAGGACAGGACCTGGTCACCGGGAAATATGTCTGGAGCCGCGTTTCGAAGGCCTACGAGTCGATATACCGTTCGATGGGGGCGTGAAGATGCGGGTGGGACTGTTTACGACCGATTTTCCCTATAAAAAACCCTTTGTGGACGAGGTCCCCGAAGGCGGTGCCTATGTCAGGAGCGGCGTCGGCGAGGTCGTCTATCACCTTGCCCTGGAACTGGAGAAACTCGGCCATGAGATCGGGATCTTCACGACCTCGGCTGACAGAGACGACCACACCGAGGAGACGGGCGGCATTACGGTTTTCCGGTACGGGAAAGACCTGAAACTTGCGGAGACCGAGATCTCCCTGAAGTACCTGCGGGGGCGGGACACCCCTTCCCTCGACGTCGTCCACCTCCACGCCGGGTCGCCGCCTGCCACCCTTGCGGCACTCGGCCATCTCAGAAAAAACCGGACGCCCTTTGTCGTCACCCACCACCTCGACCCCGACATAGAGTCGGGAAACCTCCTCAGGCGGGCATTGCTGTACGGCTATTCAGGATATTACCTGAGACAGTCTTTTGCAAAGAGCGACCGGATCATCGCCCTGTCGCAGGAGGTCGTCGCCTCGTCCCCGCACCTCCGGCCTTTCCGGGATCGGATCAGCGTCATCCCGAATGGGATCGATATCGCCGAACTGGAGACGCCCCTCGCGAAAAAAGAGTGCAGGAAGAGGTTAGGACTCCCGGACGAGGGAACGATCGTCCTCTTCCTCGGGAACCTCGTGCCCCGGAAAGGGCCGCACATCCTCCTTGCGTCGATGCAGACCGTCCTCATGGAGGCGCCCGACACCACCCTCGTCCTCGCCGGGACGATCACACCCTTCGGTGCGGGCCTCAGGGAGGAGGCGAGGGCCCTCGCCCTGGAGAAGAATGTCGTCTTCACCGGGACCGTGGGGGAGGAGACGAAAAAATTGCTGTACCATGCCGCAGACATCTTCGCCCTCCCGTCCTTCGGGGAGGCGTACCCCCTCACCATCCTGGAGGCGGCCGCGTGCGGACTGCCGGCGGTGGTGAGCGGGCTTGCAGTCTTCAGGGCCCAGGTCCGCGACGGCGAGAACGGACTCTTCAGCAGGACCGGCGATCCCGGGGACCTCGGCGCAAAACTTCTCCGCCTGATCGCTGCGAGGGAGGAGAGGGAGAGAATGGGCAGGAATGCACGGTCTGCCGTGCAGAACCTGAACTGGGACAGGATCGCCGCGGCACACCAGGCGGTCTACGAGGAGGTGCTCAGGTGAGGGTCGGCATCATCGGCCCCCTCTCCGGCGAGGAGGACGAGGGGTTCAGGAATGTCACCGCACGGTTTGTCGAACACCTCGGCAGCCGCCACGACGTCCTCCCCCTCGACGTCGGCGGGATCTCCTCCCCCCTCTTCTGGAAGATGGTGCGGGACGTCTCCCCCGATGTCGTCCACTACATGACAGCACCGACATTCTCCAGTTTCCTCGCGCTGAAGGCGGCGCGGGCCCTCTCCAGAAACGACACGAAACTGGTGATGTCGGCCCTGCACCCGAACTGCCTCCCTGTGCTCAGGAACCGGGTCGTCCGTACCCTGATACCCCGTTTCCCGCCCGACCTCATCATCACCCAGTCGCCGGAGGCAGCCCGCCTCCTGAAAGAGACCGGGGCGCGGGTACGGCTTCTCCCGCATGGCGTCGATACCGTGCGGTTCAGGCCGGTGCCTGCGGGCGAGAAGGGGAGGCTCCGGGAGAAGTACGACCTTGACAGGGGGGTCTCCGTCCTCCTCCATGTCGGCCACGTCAAACCCGACCGCGGCCTCGGACAGCTGCTCAGGCTCCAGCAGACTATCCCCGACTGCCAGGTCGTGATCGTCGGGAGCCCCCGCTTCGCACGGGACAGAAAATATGCAGCGTACCTCAGGGAGCACGGGTGCATCGTCATGGAGGGATATTACAGCCGGATCGAGGAGCTCTACCAGCTTGCCGACTGCTACGTCTTTCCCCGGGGAAAGACTCTCTTTCTCCCCCTGACCATCATGGAGGCGATGGCCTGCAACCTCCCGGTGGTCACGGCCCCCTTCGACGGGATCACGCCGTTCTTCCCCGAAGGGAAGGGCCTCTTCGTCGCCAGGGCAGGGGAGGAGTATTCGGGATATGTGCGCCTGGCACTGGAGGAGAGAGGGACGGTCGCAACACGGGAGAAGGTGCTCCCCTGCTCCTGGGGCCGCGTGGCCGACGAGATCAGTGGCATGTACCGAACGCTCTGCGGAGGAAGACCATGAGACGAGGAAAGATCATCTGCTTTACCGGGATTGACGGGTCGGGGAAGACGACCCTTGCAAAGTACCTGACAGGCGAACTGCACAGGCGGGGGGTCGACACCAGGTACGTCTACGGGAGATACCAGCCCACCGCGCTCAGGCCCCTGATGTACCTGGGAAAACTCCTCTTTTTCCGGAACAAGGACATGTTCCAGGACTACTCCGACTATGCCGGGTCGAAGAAGGAGGCGGCACAGGAGCACACCCTGCTCGCCCGCCTCTACCAGCGCCTCCTCTTCTGGGAGTACGCCCTCCAGTTGACCTTCAGGGTCTCCCTCCCGGTCGCCCTCCTCAACAGAACCCTTGTCTGCGACCGCTATATCATCGACACCGTCGTCACCGACCTCGCCGTCGACTTCCACTACTCTGAAGAGGAGGTCGAGGAGGTGATCCGGGAGATGTACAGCCGTTTTCCGCGGCCTGACGTCACCTTCCTGATCGACCTCCCCGAGGAGGTCGCGATGAAACGAAAGGACGACACGCCTTCTGTCCGGTACCTGGAGGAGAGGCGGCGGCTGTACCTCATGTCGGCGGAGACCGTCGGCGCCGTCGTCCTCGACGGGTCTCTGCCCGGCGAGACGATCAGGCAGAGCGTCCTCCGGCACACCGGGGTGGCGCCATGACGCGGCTCGTTGTGATCGGGATCGACAGCATGGACGCCCTCCTCGTCGACGCCTACCTCGACGACCTGCCAAACCTCAGAAGACTGAAGGAGGCATCGCCGCCGATCGCCATGCACTCGGTCTTTCCGCCTGACTCGGACACGGCATGGGCGACCATCTACACAGGGCTGAACCCGGCCGAACACGGCGTGGTCCACTTCGTCGACCCCCTGGAGAAGACCTCGATCTACCAGACAGACTACCTCGACTCGTCCCTTGTCCGCGGCAGAACCTTCTGGGACGCCGCAGGGGAGGCAGGAAAGAGGGTCTGTATCGTCAACCCCCATATCGGGTACCCTGTCTGGGCGGTCAACGGCACGATGGTGAGCAGGAGCCCGAAGAACACCGGCGTCCAGGCCTATCCTGAGACCGCCGCTGTCATCGCCGGTGACGGCCTCCTGATGCCCGACCGTATTCCCGACTCGAAAGGGGAATACCAGGAGTACCTCGAACGCCTCGAATCTGTTGTCAGGAAGGAGGCCGCCGTCGCCGGAGACCTGATGCGCTCGACCCGGTGGGATCTCTTCTTCTTTTATTCCTCGGCCCTCGACTTTGTCCAGCACATCTTCTGGAATTACTGCGACCCGAAGGATCCCATGTATCCGGGCGACGACAACCCCTTCAGGGACACCATCAGGCACTTCTACCGCACCTACGACGAGATCGTCGGGTCCCTCACCACCGACCTCCCGCCAGACACCGCCGTGATCGTCATGAGCGACCACGGCCACACGATGCGGCCGTCAGACCTCGTCAACATCAACGAGATCCTGCGGATGAAGGGCTATCTTGTCGCGAACAACGGGATCTCGGCCCCGATAAAAAATGTAGGGGAGAAGGCGAAGAGGGCGGCGGTGAACATCATCCAGAGGACGGCACTCCGCGGGACCGCCCTCAGGATCCTCAGGAAACACCCGGGGATCAAGGAGTACTACACGGTTCCCTCGTCCATCGACTTCGGTCGGACGGTGGCGCACTGCACCGACCTCTCCGGCATGAAGGCCTACAACTACGGCGGGATCCTCATTGCGCGGGAGAAACTGGGCGAGAAGCGGTACGACGAGGTGAAAAGAGAGATCATCGACCTCCTCTCCTCGTACGCCCTTCCCGACGGTGTCCCGGCCTTCGAGTGGGTCCGAGAAAGGGAAGCCCTCTACCTGGGGCGGCACCTGGAAAAATACCCCGACATCCTCTTCAAACTGAGAGAGGGCTATGGTGCGGGTTGGGCGATCCACGAGTCGGTCTTCTCGACGTCGAACACGCACAGTTTTTACCCGGGGTCCCACCGGGGGGACACGCCGGTCTTCTTCCTCCGGGCGCCCGGCACCAGCACGCAGGCCCTGACAGAGGCGGGCCTGGAGGACGTCAGCCCCACGATTCTGGAGATTCTCGGGATAGGGGGAGACGGCAGGGGCGGGAGCGGGAAGAGCCTCATCTAAAGATAGGCAGGAGATCCTGCCGGACTTTCAGGGCCTGAAAGGTACCTGAAAGATGAACGGAACGACGAAAAAAAGATAACCCAACGATCCCGGCCTGAGATGTGGGGAACAGATATATATCATGACGCAGATTACGACCCTACGCTCGTCCCCCGAGAGGACATCTATGGAAACAAAGCCTCGCATTGTCCTGATCACATCGCGGTGGTTCAAGAACCAGAACCTCTACTTTACGGCTTTGAAACTTGTGCAGATCCTGAAACCCCTTTCCCGGGACATCACCTGGATCATCACCGAGCAGGAGGACAAGAACTACCCTGCAGGCGAGTTCACGCTCCTGAGGGTCCCCGACCGGACGGTTGAGAGACCCCTCCTCGTCCGCCTCTGGTATCTCGTCCTCCACCAGGTGCGGGTGGTCAACCAGGTGCTGCACCTCGGGAAGGACCAGGACGTCGTGATCTTCGCATTCGGTGCCGACTACTTTATCCTCCCGATGCTTGCCGCAAAACTGAAGGGAAAACAGGTGGCCATCCGTACGGACGGGAGGACCTCCCGCGTCATCGGGAAGTACTGGCAGAAGAGAAACCGTCCCCTGCAGATGCTCTACGAAGGGGTCGAGGCGGTCACGTACAGGATATCCGATGCGATCATCCCGGAAAGCGAGGCTTTTGTCAGCCTCTACGACCTCGGGAACTACGAGAAGAAGACCTGGTCGGGCAGCCTGTACGTCGACACGGCGCGTTTTGCCGTCCAAAAGGGAATGTCGGAGAGGGAGTACGACCTCGGGTTTGTAGGACGTTTTTCCCGCGAGAAAGGGATCGTCGAGTTCGTGTCCGCCCTCGGGACGGCCCTGGACGGAGATGAGTGCCGGGCAGTCCTCATCGGCGACGGCGATCTCAGGGGAGAGGTCGAGGCCATCCTTGCGCGAGATCATATCCAGGAGTCTGTCGACGTCGTCGGCTGGATCGACAACGCGGACCTCCCCCGGTACCTGAACACTATCAAAGTCCTTGTCGTGCCGTCGTACAGGGAGGGACTCCCCAACATCGTGATCGAAGCGATGGCATGCGGGTGCATCGTCCTTGCCACACCCGTGGGGGGGATACCGGACCTGGTCCGGGACGGCATGACCGGGTTCATCTCCGAAGACAACGCGCCGGCGACTCTTTCCCGGAATATCAGGCGTGCACTGGGACACCCTGACAGGGAAGGTGTCGGCAAGAAGGCGCGGGAACTGATCGAGCGGTCCTACACGTATGACGCCGCGGTCAGGCAGTACGGACAGATACTCGCACACATATCGTCATGAGGTCATCATGGAACTCTCTGCACGCGAACGTCTGATAGCCCTCGTCGGGATCCTTCTCCTCTTCGATGGGGCCTTTCTTCTGGACATACCGATCCTGCGCGAAGTGCTGGGGGCGGCGGTCATCGCGGTCATCCCGGGCATGCTGATCCTCTCCATCGTCAGGCCGGGAAAGATCACTCTCCTGGAATACTGTCTCCTTGCTGTCGGGGCGAGCATCGCCTTCCTGATGATCGGGGGCCTGCTGTATAACAATCTCCTGATGTATCTCGGCATCACAAACCCGTTTACCGGACGGTTGCTCCTCGACTTCTACAACCTGGCGATCATCGTCCTTGCCGCGGCCTGGTACCTCACCAATAACGATAGGTCGTTTTCTCTCCCGGATGTGTCGATGAAGGCAGCGGACATGGCGTTCCTCCTGCCGGGTCTGATCTTCCCGTCGCTGAGCGTCCTTGGAATGCACCAGATCAATACGGCCGGGAACAACCTCCTCCTTCTCGGCCTCCTGATCGCCGTCCTCGTCTATATCGCCGCGCTGAG from Methanofollis sp. carries:
- a CDS encoding glycosyltransferase family 4 protein, which produces MRVGLFTTDFPYKKPFVDEVPEGGAYVRSGVGEVVYHLALELEKLGHEIGIFTTSADRDDHTEETGGITVFRYGKDLKLAETEISLKYLRGRDTPSLDVVHLHAGSPPATLAALGHLRKNRTPFVVTHHLDPDIESGNLLRRALLYGYSGYYLRQSFAKSDRIIALSQEVVASSPHLRPFRDRISVIPNGIDIAELETPLAKKECRKRLGLPDEGTIVLFLGNLVPRKGPHILLASMQTVLMEAPDTTLVLAGTITPFGAGLREEARALALEKNVVFTGTVGEETKKLLYHAADIFALPSFGEAYPLTILEAAACGLPAVVSGLAVFRAQVRDGENGLFSRTGDPGDLGAKLLRLIAAREERERMGRNARSAVQNLNWDRIAAAHQAVYEEVLR
- a CDS encoding glycosyltransferase family 4 protein; translated protein: METKPRIVLITSRWFKNQNLYFTALKLVQILKPLSRDITWIITEQEDKNYPAGEFTLLRVPDRTVERPLLVRLWYLVLHQVRVVNQVLHLGKDQDVVIFAFGADYFILPMLAAKLKGKQVAIRTDGRTSRVIGKYWQKRNRPLQMLYEGVEAVTYRISDAIIPESEAFVSLYDLGNYEKKTWSGSLYVDTARFAVQKGMSEREYDLGFVGRFSREKGIVEFVSALGTALDGDECRAVLIGDGDLRGEVEAILARDHIQESVDVVGWIDNADLPRYLNTIKVLVVPSYREGLPNIVIEAMACGCIVLATPVGGIPDLVRDGMTGFISEDNAPATLSRNIRRALGHPDREGVGKKARELIERSYTYDAAVRQYGQILAHISS
- a CDS encoding glycosyltransferase family 4 protein; translation: MKILQIVPYCLPYHGGQERYVYNLSKYLVRHGHDVEIITSNYPYSQKCETSEGIRITRHRCLARPMRNPLTPAFMTLTRESRECDIVHTHNEHSTAAMAAAFLRNGRCAPLILTCHGQLIFGDNFRDTLEKVYSKTIGRGIFSRVDRIAVNSADDRDYVLSINASVSDKIDILHNAIDPEFFDAVRGANGIFDLSGRTNLLYVGRLIRRKGLEWLIRAMAIIKQSGNGRDVRCILVGDGEDREYFERLIREQGVEGSVVLAGDVGLDELVYLYRHADLFVLPSLSEVCPTVVLEAMYFGMPVVTTDIPGVRDHFAGSALLVPPKDEASLARAILSVIDDKNLTARLARAGQDLVTGKYVWSRVSKAYESIYRSMGA
- a CDS encoding glycosyltransferase family 4 protein; its protein translation is MRVGIIGPLSGEEDEGFRNVTARFVEHLGSRHDVLPLDVGGISSPLFWKMVRDVSPDVVHYMTAPTFSSFLALKAARALSRNDTKLVMSALHPNCLPVLRNRVVRTLIPRFPPDLIITQSPEAARLLKETGARVRLLPHGVDTVRFRPVPAGEKGRLREKYDLDRGVSVLLHVGHVKPDRGLGQLLRLQQTIPDCQVVIVGSPRFARDRKYAAYLREHGCIVMEGYYSRIEELYQLADCYVFPRGKTLFLPLTIMEAMACNLPVVTAPFDGITPFFPEGKGLFVARAGEEYSGYVRLALEERGTVATREKVLPCSWGRVADEISGMYRTLCGGRP
- a CDS encoding alkaline phosphatase family protein codes for the protein MTRLVVIGIDSMDALLVDAYLDDLPNLRRLKEASPPIAMHSVFPPDSDTAWATIYTGLNPAEHGVVHFVDPLEKTSIYQTDYLDSSLVRGRTFWDAAGEAGKRVCIVNPHIGYPVWAVNGTMVSRSPKNTGVQAYPETAAVIAGDGLLMPDRIPDSKGEYQEYLERLESVVRKEAAVAGDLMRSTRWDLFFFYSSALDFVQHIFWNYCDPKDPMYPGDDNPFRDTIRHFYRTYDEIVGSLTTDLPPDTAVIVMSDHGHTMRPSDLVNINEILRMKGYLVANNGISAPIKNVGEKAKRAAVNIIQRTALRGTALRILRKHPGIKEYYTVPSSIDFGRTVAHCTDLSGMKAYNYGGILIAREKLGEKRYDEVKREIIDLLSSYALPDGVPAFEWVREREALYLGRHLEKYPDILFKLREGYGAGWAIHESVFSTSNTHSFYPGSHRGDTPVFFLRAPGTSTQALTEAGLEDVSPTILEILGIGGDGRGGSGKSLI